taaaatgaggcgcgcctcgccaaataaattacaaatcgtggggccctcaataaacatATACAATAATTGGTTAGACTTCGAAgttggccgtttagtgaattttcatggcctcttcctaaaataacaatacgttagtctctttaggacgcaccttaattaatcttaccttcttaaatacgggtgtgcatttatgtaacccaaatccaaatctcaacggagtcgagacgTGTCGATAGCCTCGGGTATATTGATTGTGAcgaggttcgagatacgttttcacgacgttgcaattctttgtaaaaataacaacaataataatagaaGCGGTAAAATAATCATAATTTGCACTAAGTACATAATTGTTAAAATAAGATAAATAAGCcggatataacagttgagtgaccatgctagaaccacgggactcgggaatacctaacaccttctcccgggttaacagaattccttatccggatatCTGGTGCGCAGAATATTATTTAGAGTCAatttctttcctcgattcgggattaaaaccggtgacttgggacaccctaaatctcccaagtagcgactctgaaataattaaacaaatcccgttcgattgtcctttaattggaaaaaactcccttccgcgccccgcaaggcgcgggtgaaaaaggaggtgtgacagcattAAATGCACGGTCCGTTAGAGAGAGTATGATATTCACTGCCCACTGTTACACATTCTTTATTGACCCTCATAATTATTAtataagaggggcttgatcctaaaaccttgttctctaggtgtaactataaatagtgagctctacAAACATTTTACAATGAAATTTTTTATCATATTGACACGAGAATAATTATAACTTATagtattttttatataatttttgaatatctaaattttaattttaaaatactaagGTTAACTAAttcaatttaattttaaaaatttgcTAAAGTAACTCTCAATAAGTAAAGCGTGTCATATAAATTTGTAACATAGAATATTAATTAATATGAACAACAATTTGGCTTGCGTAAAGAGAGATTAGAGAGAAAAGTATGTGTAGAGTTTTTTCACTACATATGATGATTTATATAGGGtaataaaattaaattatttgtgCAGTTAAACCCttgtaatatatatacatgtaacTCTTAATAggctttttattttctttgtttaacACTCCTATTGAATGCGGAATATATATGTCATGTATACCCAACTTGTTACAAATCTGATATACCGGATGATTTCTAAAAGCTCGAGTAAGGTATTAACAATTAATCATTCGAACTAACAAATTTAAGCGTAATAGTTTGGGTTTGCGACCTCTTTGTGGCAATTTACTTCAATGTGTTAGTTATCTCGTGAAATAATTGATTCGACGCAATATATAACATTATCTGATTATCGGACCATAGTTTGATAGGACAAAGTTCTTAATATACCTAACTCCTCAAACAACTGTTTCAACCACGTTAATTCACATGGGGACAAGGTCATGGCCCtatcaaaaagaaaaagtttAAAAATTAGAGGTAATTGTGGATAGCGAGAATTGAACTAAATGAGGTACGAATGTTTTGAATTCCTTGACTATTGAGTTATGCTTTTGGATATAATATATAGAGgtacaaaataaaatttttctTATATATACTGTGTAATTTTCCGGCGAAAGAGGTTCGATTGAATCTCGTTCTGCCGCCCTAAATCCACCTATGCGATTAACTATatatttctcaaaagtgttttttgaaaaagttttattAAGGAGAGACTATTTTTTTTGCTTATTAGAAACTGCTTCTGTTTctactcaaaagtattttttttcctttaaaaaGTTTGGCCAAATACCTGCACTTTAAAAAAAGGCACTTTTAACCgaaaaaaagcttggccaaaccgGCTATAAGTCGGCCTTGATATGCCCAACAACTTCTATATAATAATTGTTCTACGGTCCTAGTATAGGAGGCTCCTCTACTAATTGCACCTTTAAGATATTTCACAATTCGAAGTACACAATTCCAATGAGTCTCAGTTGTTGACTTCATAATTTAATCTGATTCGCAATACTCATAAGAAAATATATGTACAATCTGATATCAACGGTATCTCTTGACTAAAGGCCATTTAGATGATGAATTAGAAAGAACAATCCCACCAcaaaatatcatataaaataaaaaattatactaTTATATAACATTCTCTCATTATTATTACGGCGTAAAAATGTATACTACTATTTATTGAGAATTAATTCTTACAACTAGCATGTAAGGAGTAGTAATAAGTCAATTTCAAAATTGAATATGCAGATTCGGGTTAATTTCCCTATTGGactaaagataaagaaaaagggaaaggaaagaatGTTGAGTTGCCAATGGAGTAGCTTCAGTAGAGTATGCTACAGCTCACCATTTTCTTTGCAACAATTCAATATTAAGGCGTTAAACTTGAACAGACATTATTGTCTTACCAAATCATCTATGGAGGATTCCAGTTCCCAGGTTTCGCCATCGCCCTTTCAATTTCTCACAAAGAAGCCTTACGAGCCTCCTCAATGGGCCTCTCATCTTAGCCCCCTTCCTTCTCACACTTTTTCCCTTGGACATGTAAGATAACAATCTATCTCTATTCGTCGGTTGTTATTTGTTTCGTTTATGCGTAGGAGAGAATTAATCATTCTGttgtttttttaaaattgtgTGATTGTGCGTAGTTTCCGACTCCAATTCACAAGTGGAACCTGCCTAATTTGCCCAAGGACACTGAGGTTTGGTTAAAGGTAACTTTTCCCCCCATTTTAGCCTACCTCATTTGAAAATAAGGATGGACCAAGACAAACAGAGTAGTATTTTCTATGCActaaaaaataggaagaaatgTTTAAGCTATTTAACTATTATGTTTGATCCTTTCCTGTTAAAGCAACGAGACAATTTTATAAAAGGAAAATTTTGCTCTGAGGTTTTTCTGATGTCTTACTAGGCAAGCATATTGTTGTCTGCTTCGACCAACTCAGGACTCGGAAAAAAGTTGCAGTATAGAAGACTTTTTTGCAATTTTGGTTTAGCCGTGTACTGCTTGAAGCAAGTTCTTCTGATGTAGTCCCTCATACTAACATTTGCGACAGAATCTCTTTAATCTACCGCAGAATGCTAAAGTATGACATGGAGTCCTCCAAATTTCACTTAGGTCCTTACTGGGGGGAAAAAAGTTATTTTTAGgtaaaaagaaaatttaaaaagaGGAGTGAGGTCTCAGAACTATATTTGATAACAGaaatttctttccattttttttattggAGTGATTACCCAACATTTTATATGTAACATCTGAGCACCTACTTTATGTGTTTGTTGAACTGAAAATTACTGTAGACTAGGGAGTAGAGTAATAAATGTGGTATCTTCGTGCAAGTAATGAAGAATGGCATAATCTAAAAAATTGAAATATTTTGTGAAGTTATTTGCAGTGGCATTAGACATGAGTCCTCTTTTAAATGTGTGTGTATGATGTTTGCCTGTATGGTAAAAAGCGggaaacaaaataaaaggaaatcgTTAAAGGACACGACTATACACCATACTGAGAAATATCACAATCAATTAAGAAGCTGAGTGAAGTGAGAGCATCACATCAACCTATGTGCTGTCAAGTATACACTGCAGCTTGATTGTCTGGATATTTTGCTCGTTGTTGGGTCAGTACTAAGAGGTACTACTAGACCATTGATCATTTTTAAGATAGATGGTAAAGTTTCCTCTAAATTTTTTTTATAGTATATCTAAAGTATGAGTTCTTGGTCTATAGGGAGCCtgaggatggtttttcttttgtgCTATTGTTTCTCTCATGTGCTCTGGTTACCTTTTTCACTGTACCACTATTCCAGATTTATTCTAACATGAACGAATTTCGACTTTACAGCGTGATGATATATCAGGAATGCAATTGAGTGGAAACAAGGTCAGGAAGCTGGAGTTCTTGTTGGGAGATGCTGTGGCACAGGGGGCTGACTGCATAGTGACTATAGGTGGCATACAAAGTAATCACTGTCGTGCTACTGCTGTCGCTGCCAAGTACTTAAACCTTGACTGTTATCTCATCTTACGCACTTCAAAGGTATACCTTAGTTGTTCTTTTGGTATTTTGTTTGATTCCTACATCTGCCGCAAGTCATCACTTCATGTTTATGTGAATAACTTCTTTAGCTTTGTCACAGTTACTTGTGGATAAAGATCCTGGATTGATAGGGAACCTCCTTGTTGAGCGATTAGTTGGAGCGCACATCGATCTTGTCTCAAAAGAAGAATATGCAAAAGTTGGCAGTGAGGTCTATACTTTATTAATCCATACAAATTTTACTTGTATTTATAGTTATTTTCTTGCGTTACATTTGAGTTTTATAAAGATTTTTTTGTGCACCTTTTTCACTGAAGCACTCCCCTTGATTGGCTTTGGGCCTAGCTGACACTTGCCCCTTTCTTTTCAAACACTGGTCTGTGTAGAGGTATTTTGCATCACTGACTCATTTTGTGTCCTCTTTTTCCCACTAACACCTGGTACTAACACCTGGTACTCACGAAGTTAAATTTCAACTTGAAGCGTCAAAGAGTTTTCTCTCTTCCTTCTTCCTTCATAGATTCTGGTCTCCTTTTCCTCTCCTCCTCTGCCCCTCACCGAAGGAAAAAATTTACGCCCCGGAACTTTTCCTCTTTCCATTGATATATGGATTCCATTGAGGAGTTCTTTCACTATTCAGGCGCTGTCGACTAGTGCTAGTCGATGCAAGAATATGAAGCCACACATACCACGTGAAATCAGTAATCTGtgtgataaaataaaaatagaaataagtTGCTGATTAATTGGTGAGCTGAGAACTAGTGTTGTCCTCCAATTTCGGGATGTGCTCTTGATTTTCCAAATGGAACTAGTATTTGAACCTTGTACAATTTTCAGTTGTACGGATGCTAAGTCTGTCCCATAGTAGCCTCAAGCTGATAGGTCTTATCTTCAATAGTACTGATCCTAATGTGTGTTACATCTCAGGCTCTTACCAAATTATTGAAGGAAGAGCTGTTAAATGAAGGAAGAAAGCCGTATGTCATCCCTGTTGGTGGATCCAATTCTTTAGGAACCTGGTGAGGCTCCTTTTCTTATGCAACTGGCTTGTTTCCTATGTCTGATAAATCCTAGGCCTACGTCCTTTCTTTTTCCTAATTTTCAGCATTTCACTTGCACCTTGAGATGTGCATTGGGTACTTTGAGAATCGCGTTTTATCCAAAAGTTCTTAATGATAACCTTCAGGTCTGAGTTTAGAGCTCCCTCACTGCGTTTGCCTTAATTTGAACTTCAATATGTGGTCAATTTCCCTTTTCATTGTGAAGCCTTCAAGAGTGAATATCTTTTCCATCTTGTGGTCCCTAATTGAGCCATAGCCTGCGGTATTAGTTTACTTCTGGTGCAAACGTTGACTCTACTTAAATCAGTATGCAACTCCATTTGCGGTGTGGCATACAGGATACCTACCTGTgtcaccttttttttttttataagaagGATACCTTCCTATGTCACTAGCCTTGTTTCATTGAGTTTTTTTCTGTAAAGATAGTTGTCATCCTGCATTAAGTGGCTACATAAACTGTTATAGCGAATATCTATCCATCCTTCAGAAAATCATTCAATTTTTCCTTTTGACAAAGACAGAGTTTCTCTACAATCCTCAAAGTTTAACCTACAATATGTCAAGGGAAGACAGATAAGCTATGGTTCAGAAGGTTAATTTTGAGGTTTCCCCAGCTCGTTTTAAACAAAAGATAGCTTATATAAATACAGACTCTATCTTTCTGGAGCTATTTGTGGAAGAGTAGTGAGTGATGTTTAACAAactagaaaagagagaaagagcaTTAATGTCATATATGCATGTTATACGATGTTTTCTCATATAGAAGCCTTTTTACATTCTGCCTGCCttgtattctttttttttttggttggggggggggggttaatttTCTCCAGCTTCTCCCACAACCCTTATGTTTCGTTCTATTAGAATTGCAGTACTGGAGCAAATAAATGATTCTTATATGTTCGATTCATTGCTTGAATATTTGGAAGCCACGAGCCTTGGTTAGACTCAGTAATTATACTGTCTTCGCGCCTTCTATGTAGATAGTGTTACTAGTTTGGCTTGCTTTAACCGGTCCAAAATGAAAAGCTGCTCATTACCTGCCAAAAAATAGGTGTACTTGACGCTGTTGAAATTATCCAAACCCATCTAAGCTCTTACACCTGCTCGTTTTTCAAACCTATAAGATTAAGGCTTAGGTACCCGAAAAATGCTAGACCTACTGAGGCAGAGCAGAGAATTGTTATATGTTGTGCTAGAAGGCCAACAGTGGTATAAAGTTCAACCTCCTGTAAGGCGCTGCCAGCAGAAAGAAGAAAACTTAATATTGCATGATGTTGGACAGCAAGTGCTCTCAATTTCATATTGGACCGCAAATGCTGTCAGTTTCATATTCTCATATCTCATATTTAGCCTTCTTGTGTCTTTGTTGTTCAGTTCAGCTTCTGGTTCCATctcaatatttttttatttttttttcgtgTGTGTGTCTTCACAAAGACACTAATATTTGGAAGAATATTTGAGTTTCCATTGATACTGGCTGTTAATTATAGAACTCCACAGGGAGCTTAATCCCGTGTTGTAGTGATACGTAGAAGGGCCTACCTGGGACCTGAAATGAAGACCATGCTAGAAAATATGAAGTATAATCAAACATTTCATGTTCCTCTTACCAGATGAAACCTCCGCTGGCCGCTTGGAATTGAACAGTCAAATAATCTTATGGATTATTACATTAGCATTTTTCAGCTGCTCGTCAATATTCCTATTATCCTTTTCAACCCTAATATGATGACACTAGGTTAGCCAGGATGACTTATTTTCTTGATTGACAGAGCTATCAGCCCTTCAGAAGCTAGTAGCCCAGTTAGAATACATGCCAAGGTTCTGCCTTCTCTATGCTGATATTACTATCTTCCATAGAGTTACAGATACATGTTTAAAGAAAAGATCGAAGGATCAGCGTTAGTAGTTGAAGAACCAAGAGTTCCATCCTTTAATTTATTAGTAAGCACCTCAAATGCCTAAATTAGTACTTGGACTGAATTACGCTCAGACCATCAGGTTGCCATCCTTAAGTAATGGATAGTGATGGTACACATTCTAAACTATACACGGCTGAGTAAATTTTGCTCTAAAGGTTTGCCCTACGTCATGAAGAAATACAAAATCTGTGTCTTAGCTTCACCATTTTGATAAGTGTGACTATTTTTGCAGGGGCTATATTGAAGCAATCCGGGAAGTTGAGCAACAACTTCAGCACTCGAGCAGTGAATGGAAATTCGATGACATTGTTGTAGCTTGTGGCAGGTTTTGCACCTCCTctgcatatttttatgatttagtaTGCTATACATGGATTGTTGCATTAAAAATCGTCCATGTATGGAATCACTAAAAAGCAACACTTGCTAAAAGTATGGTTGAAAAGTTTGTCGAGGAGTCCCATAATAAGTAGGA
This sequence is a window from Nicotiana sylvestris chromosome 3, ASM39365v2, whole genome shotgun sequence. Protein-coding genes within it:
- the LOC104213612 gene encoding bifunctional D-cysteine desulfhydrase/1-aminocyclopropane-1-carboxylate deaminase, mitochondrial: MQIRVNFPIGLKIKKKGKERMLSCQWSSFSRVCYSSPFSLQQFNIKALNLNRHYCLTKSSMEDSSSQVSPSPFQFLTKKPYEPPQWASHLSPLPSHTFSLGHFPTPIHKWNLPNLPKDTEVWLKRDDISGMQLSGNKVRKLEFLLGDAVAQGADCIVTIGGIQSNHCRATAVAAKYLNLDCYLILRTSKLLVDKDPGLIGNLLVERLVGAHIDLVSKEEYAKVGSEALTKLLKEELLNEGRKPYVIPVGGSNSLGTWGYIEAIREVEQQLQHSSSEWKFDDIVVACGSGGTVAGLSIASRLSGLKAKVNAFCVCDDPDYFYEYVQGLLDGINAGVSSRDIVSIQNAKGLGYAMSTADELKFVKQVAEATGVILDPVYSGKAAYGMIKDMNENPTKWEGRKILFIHTGGLLGLYDKADEMASLMGKWRKMDINESTPRQEGIGKMF